Part of the Tenebrio molitor chromosome 4, icTenMoli1.1, whole genome shotgun sequence genome, TGAACACTTTCCTTTTTATCTTCATTCACTTTCTGAACTTCACTCTTATTCTTCTTTCCAACTTTTGAGTCACTCACATCGACCCTCTgcattttcttcgattttgACCGTTCTTCACTCTCCTTCGACTTCCTACTCGAGGACGACTTCCTCCTCTCATCATTTTCCTTAGACTTTCTCCTTTCGTTCTTCTCGTCTCGTCTTTTATTCGTCTCTTCTGTTTTACTTTTCTTCACTTCTACCGCCTTCTCTTCCGCAACTGTTTCGACGCTCAAATCGAAAACCACCTCGTCCTTACTCTTCTCATCTCGTTTCTTATTCGTTGCTTCCGTTTTACTTTTCTTCACTTCTACCGGACTTTCTTCGCCGTCCAAATCGAAAAGAACCTCCTCCTTGCTCTTCTCCTCTCGTTTTGTACTCGTTTCTTTTGTCTCCACTTCCTCTGGGCTTTCTTCTTCTTCGACGACAGCTGGTTCGACGTTCAAATCGAAAAACACCTCGTCCTCCACGTTTTCTTCACCAATCACCACCTCACTCTGACAGACGCTCGTGCTTATGTCATCTTCGATTTGCTCGTGGGGGTTTTCTTCAACAGACTGGTCTTCTTCAACCAACCGTTCTTCCTCCGGTGCTGTCACGCCGCTTTCTTCGCAATCTTGATAATTTCCGTTAACATCAATCACCAGTGAATCAGTCAGCGGTAAGACGCTCAAGATTTTGGTCCCGTTTAGATGATTGATGTTAAGTTGTACTAGAGCGCCACCTATTTCCAAAATCACGCTGTCGTCGTCTACCGAGATGGCGCTTCTGTATTCCATTTCTTCTTCCGCTTCTTCGGACAACTTTTCGTCGTCAACAGGCGAATCTTCACATTTCTCTTCATCTCCTTTGGGCGCAAACTGCAAACTGCTTCTCCTAGATTGATTGGGAGAATTCCCTATATTATTGATAATGTCGTCAACAGAAAATATTCGTTGAGTTCTTTTGGTAGTCGTTGTCACGTGGTTCTCTTCGAGAACATTCGTCTCTTCACTCTCGTCTTGAGCGACCTCCTTTTCTTCACTGTTCTCTTCTACTGTCGTTTCCGACGACTCTTCTGCTTTTTCTTCTGTCGCTTCATCATCTTTCTTGTCCTGATCATTTTTCTTCGCGTTATTTTCGTTCTTCGCATGATCTTCCTCAATTATCGGCATGTCTTTGATCACCGACACCTCATTGGACACAATGACGCTCATCTCTGAACTACTATTCTCGTCTGTCTCTCTGTGTGTATTTTCTGCCTGTTGGATCGGCTCTTCCGAAGATTTCTTCTGTTCTTCACTGGATTGGCTAGTTTTGGTTTCTTCATCACAGTCTTTTGCAGTTTGATTTTCTTGATAAGGCACAGTTGGAGGAGTTTCTTCAGTAGAAGTTTTATTAGATTCTTCGGCTAGCATGCAATCAGGTTTAGGTGTTGCTTCAACTATTTGAAGATTAACTGTTCTCTCGCCATTGTTTTCGGTTGTTGTTTCTTTGATCCTAACTACAGAACTGTCACTTTTGATAATGTACTGTCCATTCTCCGTAGGCACTAACGCTACATTCTCCAAAGGAATATCGGAAGAATTGATAACAAACACTTGTTCATTGGTCGAATCGTTGTGTATTCTTATATTCTCCTTGAAAATGGGCGTGATATCGGCAGGCCCCTCCTCTTCCGCCCAGTTCTCGATGAAATGCCTCAACCCCCCACTCGCCCCCCTGTTGTCGTTCGATTCCGGGGAAATCTGGTGGCCGCCCATGTACGGATTGGCCCTGCACGCCTGTTGGTAGTACTCCTGGGGTATCGACGCCCTCCTGTGCTGGTAGTGCTGGGCGTACTCCGGCGCGTTGTACTGGGAGTAACCGGGAGAAATCTTCTGCGGGGAAGTGCCGTAATTCATCATGTGGATGTTCCTCGGCGACATGCTCCTCTCGGCGTGGGGGTTGAGATTGGGGTACTGGGCCCCTCCCACCCCCATCTGGTTGGACCTGGCGTACTCCGGATGCTTGTAGTTGCAAGAGGAGGGGTAGTTGTACGGCTGGTAGTTGTACGAGAGGTTGTTTTGGATGTGAGTGGGAGGGTAGTACCGCTGGTTCTGGGGGTACATCCGGTTCTGGTCCATGGAGGGGTACGCCGCCGGAGACTCGCGCATGTGGTGGTCGCTCATTATCGACCGGGCCATGGAGGGGTTGATGCGTTGCAGCTTCGCCAAGAAGTCGTTCTCGGGGGGAGGAGGAGGGTACTTGCGGCACTGCGACGGCATGTTGTACTTGGCCAGTTGCGGGTACTGCTGGTACTGAGATTCGGGTTTGTAGCTAGGGTGGACCTGCACAGAGTGTTCGATGAGAAAGTCGAAGGAGTGGGGGGGAAGGTTGTGGACTCACTTGGGGTTCCTTGTGGAGGTACTGGTGGTGCACGGACGCGCCATCTGGAGGATAACTCTGCTGCCTGGTCAGATTGTCCGGATAGTTCTGCTTCATGTGCGTCTGGCTTATATTGCACATATCCATAAAATCCTTATGGACCTCTTTGTGTTTCTGGAGGGCCGCCGGGAGGTGGTCTACATGCTGGATGGGCTGAGGCGGAGTTTCGGCTATCTCTGAATACTTCACTTGAGCTGGGGTTTCTTTGTACGGCGAGCTGCAACAATCTcccgtttgaaaaaaaagcgGCCGCGGCCGGATTCGAACTCACTTGTAATCGGGATACTGGTGCTGGTACCTATAATAGTCATTTGGCCTGGCTGGGTAGTGGCTGTGCGGGGCCACCCTCGCGATGTGGCTGTTCTCGATGGAAGTGTTCAAGTCCGTAGTGGAACTTTTCTCGGGGCCGTCTTTCTTGCGGAACTGGCGCAGCGAGCTCGTCGTGTTCCCACCGTTGGTTTGCTGTCGACAAATGCCGTCAGAGGGCCAGCTAAGGGGGTTCACACACTCACCGATATGTCAGCGTGAGCGAATGGCGGCGATTGGTGGGAGGTGGCAGCGCCTTGGCCATACTGAAGTCCGGCATGCTGCATCAGGCACTGGAATTCCCAACAAGTGTTAAACGGAAGAGTGAACGACCACTTGTGTCAACAAATGTTGCCAACCTAGGCAAATATTTGTCGGCGATTTCTTTGCACTTGTAATTATGCACTGCCGTCACCGGAGGCGGCCACTTCTTCCAATCGAGAAATGGACGTGGCTCGCCTTGTTGCCCAATACTATTTAATTGTCAAAGTACTATCGattgttgttaataatttacattttatttgtctATTAGTGTCAATAATACAAGTACGTTGTTGGTATACGAAATTAATGGGAAGCATTAACGGAAATTAATCGAGCCCCGCTTTTCCGACGATCGAATGGGCTGAAACCCGGTCACGTGACACTCACGTCActctatttattttgatttccATGGTAAATACACTTTTAGTTTTTCCACAGTTAAACGACTGTAATTTCAGATAATAACCGAATGGTTTTTtcttgtaataattttattgtactgACCCCATTCATAACAGTTCGAAAATGTACACAAATATAtcctaattaataataaacgcATTCGAACATTATTTTATGCAAACGACACGaccagttttaattaaaaaccacAACGACGTTTACCGATTTGGAACTGttacaaaaaaacacttttacaaaatttatcaGTTATGTccttttgttttgaaattcaaatttcatgttttattaatgtttATTCCAACAAATGACGTCAAATGTTTGCTTTTATCGCTCGTAATAACAGAATGAAAAGTAATTTGGGGAAATGTGTCAATGCTAATCTTATTGTTAGTTACATGTCAAAAATGGGGTACGTTCGATATTATTGGAAACAGGTTAACTAAAGCGCCATCTACATATATCGGGTGAGTGACGAAAAAACTTgtattttgcttattttttatccggttttaataaatgacacatcaaatgaaatagtcaatgcaaaaaatgtatttcaaaaagctATTGTAATTACATATGTAATATCTAGTCATTGCGTACCCCGTCGGTTAAAACGTTCATTAGCGTTTTTTATTCAACACAAAACACTTTTtactgaaaataaataaacacctACTTGTCAAGTTACACTTGAAGTTAACGCAGGAGTTGACATAATGACGCAGCGCAGGAATACAAGCCACATTTTGCAATAATGTATTCTTGTTTCAAATGGAATTTATTAGTTGTAGTATTTTTtgttacataatttaatttaaaaaaaaaaacaattctatCGGTGGACACAACATATAAAACTGATGTATTAATTGGTTTATAATTTGACAAGCCTAGTTCACCGTTTGACCGCTAGAGCTGTCAGCTGTCAGTCAAAAGAAAAGTATAAGAGAAAATTCAGACTCAATTGAAATGATGTTAGGTTAGTTCACCACTTGGGTGTTGGCGCTGCTCGTAATCCACACTGTAACATTGAGACAATATATTTGgaggttaaaaaaataagtatcACATTAGATCTAGATagtaacaaaaaaatgtgataGGATTATTAACGTTTGACGTTAGTGCAAAATTTGACTAGTTGAACATTTTGTCGTTGGCGCTGTTTGTAATCCGTACTGTCAAATAATACAGAACTCGTCGAAATAGGTTAGAATCTTCCGTAGCtcttgaaaatgttttctgaaaaataaagACGGATTTTGAAAGTTCTGTCATCTgcattttgtcatttcttaACGAAGAACGGATTTTGACAAGATCAAACTTTGACAAGTCAAGTCCTacctactgtcgcgagcaataaattttggtcgtcaatgtcatttccaaatttggttagattgtcacaaattttaaaaatttccctgTCTGATTacgcccacgtcaacaaagtgtcaaaaaattgagaaaaaaatgacaattaatgtcatacaacatgatgataggttatgatatttacgactgttttacaatggagcattttcgattgcgtcaaagaatgaccttgacgatcaaaatttattgctcgcgactgtacttGAGGCGACATCGgtaagaaaacaataatttaatggAAGTTTTTAGCTCTTCCGCTCTTCGCCATTGTTTAGGATATTAAGGATAAATTGACCCAGGCGCCATCTACAAGATCAACACTTTAACAAGTGTTTACCTTATGCTTATCTGACACATTACAGACAAGAGTTTAAAAGTTTACGAACTCTTTACCAATGAAATACCGACGTGAGATGTGACAATTCTACTGGTTCATCTTCTGCCCGTTGGCGCCACTTGTTTACTGACAGTTCATCCATTTCATCATTTTAAACCACAACTGTCAATTCACAGGAGACAAAACAGTGATCTAGTAAAATATGTAACGTTGACACAGGCACAGGCGCCATCTACGATAAAAATGAAACTCACTTCTccgaaacaaaagaaaatcggAATCTATAGAATTATAAAATGAGATAGGTACTGGTGTCAAATCTGACAACTAGACTAGTTCGCTTTGTAGCTGTTGGCGCTGCTGTAGCTGCACTGTCATTTTAACACAACTTATCAAAGATATAATTACAACACATCACTGACATTTGAAGATGTATTCGGTGCAGAAACAGATTATCTCTGGTCTTGTAGAAAATGTGTTACTTAATAGaatctttttatttgtcaaaaaaactgATTACAACTTGACAGTTCGACTAATTTGTCGTATCGCCGGAGCGCTGCTTGTGCATAAGATCTCTTGGCCCCAATCTCTTTTTGACAAACCGCATCTGTCATCTTGCCAACCACTCACCACTTCCTGTCAATTTATCGACAGTTCTTGCCAACTTTGAGCAATCACCATGACCTCACAGACAAAACTCAACACCCAAACTTGACAGTTGCGACTGTGACAAACTGTCATTCGTGCCAACCCACGAGAAAATGGCCACAACATGTCGCCGTTTCTATTTTCGCACAAAAATGCAGCTCCACGTGTCAGCCGTCATTGAACCGCAGCGTTTACGATCAATTAAACGAATCGATAAGTTATTTGCACCGCAGTTTacatcatttgaaaaaatccaaCTAATTGGTGTTTATTGTGGGTCGGCGTAAACGACAACGTCGCCGATTTAATCGGGCCCAAATCGGGTGAGTTTCGGGCCGGGAGAAATCGTTTCCTGTTTTTACACTCTCTGACATCCGGACTGTCATTATAAATGGATTATGACGGCATTACGAGCTGGACGAATTCGACGTTTTGTATTTGTAGCACTTGTGTATTTTTTGCGTTGGTAATAATTATTTGTCCAGTGGCCTTCGCTGGTCGCGATAAAAATACTTATTTGTGTTTTCGTGGCGTTTATGAATATTTTCCGACCAGATATGGAATTATACGGCTCGAGGAAATCGCTCGTTTGCCCCAAAGATAACCAAAATTTCGACGTTTTCCAGAACCAACGAATTATTCTGTTGCGGTGCATTTGGTTTTCTTTCCGAAGCCATAACACGTCGATAAGGAGCTCCACGATAATCCCGCACTGATGTGCATGTTTAGCACTGGAAGATAACCGCTCGTTAAATTGACCGTACACTATTGTGCAAGCTGCTATTAGCCGCACGATCATGCGACCATCGccattttccaaaatggaCGATTTTTGATTGCGGAAACTGAATGGAAGTAACTGTGACGATTTAGATCTTGAGGAATGGACGCCATTTTGGAAAATGGACGCTCCCTGTAtgcttttcttttgttttccATACCGAAAAGGAACTACAAGGAGGAGGCTGAGACTCaaagaacttttgaaatgaaatgttACAGTAACAGTAACAGTAACGGTAATGATTAATAAGTTGGGAGACGACGACAGGCGGCCATCTTAGAAAATGGACGTCCTCTACATGCTTTCCTTAGTTTcccattttggaaataaacGACAAGGAGGCGGCCGCAACTAAAAGAGGTTTTAAAATAtggcaataataataatggtcaCAGTGTGGAGCTGACGGCGGACAGCCATTTTGGAAAATGGAAGTTCTGTACTTGTATGGTTTTTTAGTTTCTGATAGCGGATAGCAACAATGTCGAGAAGGCGGTGACTTATTATGCAAAACATTCTTTAAGTTGGTAATAGTGGTAGTAATAATGGTGACAgtgataaaaatttataattggaGGTATTGTACCTACACAGAACTCAACGCAAAAGTCATAAATATAAAAGGTGACAGGCTTAGATACgctttgtttctttatttaagttatgaattttaggtATCTATAGTCTCTTCAAAATCCTAAGAAATCTTGATTAGAGACATACGCAATAAGAGACTACGTAAAAAACAGAAGAAACCAACTTATACCAATAAATAAGTAGAACAACTGTACACAGAACCCATAGAAGACGTCATAAATGAAGAGTTGAGTCGACATGTCAAAATAGTTGTCAAAAATGTTTGCATTTTCTTGTTAAAACCTCAACTAACGCTACCTACAGTCAATAATTGAAACCACTGGACCAAGGACTCGTAAAAACTATAAATTTGAATGGTAAAAGTTTAAGTGTGATTCTATTCGTGCGTTAATTGACAGGTTTATTGTTAACATTTCTCGGAAGATTAAAAACACGATGTacctgaaagaaaagcaaaatAACTGAGGTAACACCAACGTTGGCGTTACAGATTGATTGTCTGTCAATTATCAACGGTCatttcagtttaaaaaaataataataactggtataataatgataataaaaaaattggaacgATTGGACATGCCAAATGAAGTCAAAGGTTAAGACATGATGCGTTTCCTGGTTCAGTTTAATATTTTGGACAGCAGTtggaatattaaaaaagatataccacgaaaataaatataaaatggtGGTAGTTCAAATTATGAATGGTACACATAAACAGTTGTTTATTTActatataaaaattgattggtaataaagataataattatcgAGTGGAACAACTGTACACGGGAGCAAAAAGGCTTAGGCGTGCTTcgtttatttattcaaatcatAATATCATTCAATTTCGAAGGTTGGAGAAAAAGTGTAGATAAAAGAAAGTAGGGATGATGATAATAAAGATAATTAAATCTATACATAATTGGTTAAAAACGGTTTGAATGAAAGATAATGATAGTaaagattaaaaattaaagagtCATTCTATGTCCCTGAGAGATTATGTAGAACTAGAAGTTACACAAAACACTGAAATACGTTGTTGCTTTACATTTTGAGCTAGCTTTCTTACATTATTAAAAGTACTATATTTAGAACACTTCTTGTACAGTAAATTTAAAACTGTCTGTTCTGACTGTACTTGGTTGTAAAATTTTCTCCCTGGAGTATACATATGTCAAACGCAGTAACCAAacaaatttaggttatgttccGATTCTAAACACTTTCAAAGCAAAATGCATGGATTAAGAAACAGAGCTGCTTTAgtaaaaatttgcaatttcatCCGATTCTTGTCACtttgtttgttgttaataaaaatcgACGAGGTTGCGTTTACGTTTACAACAGCTTGTGCCCATTTCCAGTTTCTGTTCCCACTCGCACAATCCCTTACGCTTACGTCTGAAGTTTTCCAAATCAGCCTTAACCTTTAACTCGTTGAAGTAAAacgaaacaattttcaacacCTTTgtattttccagtttttcttGTTCAATAAAAAACGTCTCACTTAAAAAACTCTATCGCTGTTTTTAATCGGGCTTAAAGATACGTTAATGGAGCTTCTCGTTACGTCATTACGTACATGTTAACTGCAGTCTCTACGAcgtaacattttgtaaattagCCTTTAGTTGCGacatattcaaattatttgaaaCATCTGTCCAATTCACATAAACGCAGCaataaatgtacaaaaatacCGTAACATTGTTTTGTTAAAGGTCTGAcatcattttcttgtttttatgATAAGATGCAACTATGCAgaatattttatataaatgGATAGTTGCCTTAGACAAACTTAAGGTCGCTTCACATAACACGTCTGTAgtgaacattttatttgttatcagGGACTACTTAACACATTACCTAAAAATTTCAAGTGTAAATGTACCTTTCacaaaaatacagggtgttattgaaagttgtacagatgttttaaccacgagctactggcttcatgtagaactcggaaaaaatatttaaaaaattctgtcaaaaaataaaaaaaaattaattgcttttagtcttctatgttgtcaaacaacctcgtaggtaaaattttggcacattttaaaaattcaccctgtatatcatattttataaaacgtacaccaatgcggtttccttgttttaaagcatattctCTTCTTTCCAGTCTTTTTTATCCTCGCTTTGTGACCCTGTCTAATTACATTTAAAGCTCCATTCACACCGCTACAACCGCTCCTTCCAACGTTTCGACACACCAACTGCACCAACATCACCCCAATCGCGCCTCTTCTGTTCCTTGCACGCACACCTCGCAACTACGCCTACCTAATGTGTGCCAAACCGGACCTTATTCTAATTTATCTAATTCACTTGTTACGTGCGTGTACTCGGAATCATGGAGATAAAgacaaaagtaaaaattgttgCAACGTTGTAAATTTACCAATCATCATGTCTAACAAGCTCAAGTGCGTTTACGTTAAGTATCTTGTTTGAAAAAAACGAACATGACTCGTAGATTGACTCGCACAGGCGTCATTCACTTTTTACCAACACCACCAACTACCTGTCCTCTTATTGACACAGCTAAAACCGTCCGAACTAATCTACGCGTCCTATTCAGTTCTCCCAATTTAAGTTATTTGGcactttttttggcaggtaTATTAAGGCTCGTTTACATTATTCATATAAACGCAgcaataaatgtaaaaaaataccgTAACATTGTTTTTTTGAAGGTGCAACTATGCAgaatattttatataaattaataTGTAGTTGCTTTAGACAAACTTAAGGTCCCTTCACACGACACGTATGTAGTGCCTAACAGTACAATTTTACTGTTATGTTACGTTCCCTACGGCTACCTCTGAAACTTCTTAAACTGGACTTTAGCTTTAATTTAAGTTACTCGCTGCGCTTAAAGGGGCGTTTACATTGTTGCAATTACACCTTGCATGTCTGAGACAATTACGTTTTACGTTCCTGTCGAGTGCGTCGCTTACGACTACGTCTAATGTTTGTAAAGTGCACTTTAGGTTTAACTTGTTTTgcatttgcaatttatttgattgGCAATGTGATGGTTAAAATAAGTAGGGAGTTAAGTGGAGTTTCGCTTGGAGAGTGCGGCCGTTTTTTGAGTTTGGCGGAGGTGCAGAGGGAAAGAGTTTTAAAGGAGGAAAAGGGTTGAAGCTCGAGCTTAAAGGGCAGAAAAATTGTGAGCGCGGTAGCAATCGGACTCGGTAATTAAGTGTAGAATTAATTAGTAAAGTGAAGAGGGCCTTGGTGAAAAGCACCGAAAAATTCCCCCTCAG contains:
- the LOC138127528 gene encoding enolase-phosphatase E1-like, whose translation is MQHAGLQYGQGAATSHQSPPFAHADISQTNGGNTTSSLRQFRKKDGPEKSSTTDLNTSIENSHIARVAPHSHYPARPNDYYRYQHQYPDYNSPYKETPAQVKYSEIAETPPQPIQHVDHLPAALQKHKEVHKDFMDMCNISQTHMKQNYPDNLTRQQSYPPDGASVHHQYLHKEPQVHPSYKPESQYQQYPQLAKYNMPSQCRKYPPPPPENDFLAKLQRINPSMARSIMSDHHMRESPAAYPSMDQNRMYPQNQRYYPPTHIQNNLSYNYQPYNYPSSCNYKHPEYARSNQMGVGGAQYPNLNPHAERSMSPRNIHMMNYGTSPQKISPGYSQYNAPEYAQHYQHRRASIPQEYYQQACRANPYMGGHQISPESNDNRGASGGLRHFIENWAEEEGPADITPIFKENIRIHNDSTNEQVFVINSSDIPLENVALVPTENGQYIIKSDSSVVRIKETTTENNGERTVNLQIVEATPKPDCMLAEESNKTSTEETPPTVPYQENQTAKDCDEETKTSQSSEEQKKSSEEPIQQAENTHRETDENSSSEMSVIVSNEVSVIKDMPIIEEDHAKNENNAKKNDQDKKDDEATEEKAEESSETTVEENSEEKEVAQDESEETNVLEENHVTTTTKRTQRIFSVDDIINNIGNSPNQSRRSSLQFAPKGDEEKCEDSPVDDEKLSEEAEEEMEYRSAISVDDDSVILEIGGALVQLNINHLNGTKILSVLPLTDSLVIDVNGNYQDCEESGVTAPEEERLVEEDQSVEENPHEQIEDDISTSVCQSEVVIGEENVEDEVFFDLNVEPAVVEEEESPEEVETKETSTKREEKSKEEVLFDLDGEESPVEVKKSKTEATNKKRDEKSKDEVVFDLSVETVAEEKAVEVKKSKTEETNKRRDEKNERRKSKENDERRKSSSSRKSKESEERSKSKKMQRVDVSDSKVGKKNKSEVQKVNEDKKESVQMDVGEDIQQEEVSECKKPDKKDLEEENLKKKEMQKEEEVQVNREEKKVTSQVSRDDGELKKKEVIEESVKSKKHEKKVTSQLTLDDEELKKKEVIEENVKSKKHEKKVTSQLTLDDEELKKKEVIEDNIKSKKHEKKATSQLSLDDEDAKTKASQEESVKTKKNDKKSTCQVSVNEDKEVIKPKKKVDQLKTKELSEESVKKESDGKSGEEMPEENAKSKKSDKSEKPQTSTDRMDPVKESEESTKLKKTDESKEMEKPTTKAAKKLYTNESTPPKKTAKEAKTKSEEKMKKVDVKRSMSKLEETVNKIKSLKEKSIKEEAKTKKGLVKEADKRSSKVVKKVTFNLETEVREISKEEVDRRKLSWEEYNSRKRKSPQYGDSDEGKNKIMEDTVTSSDDINDEVVEQVAQSIENAILQGSSLKKSPPRMTPSNWEDDTPSPRSPSKSDPVSGRKCVIDVNEFNIKPIESVSTPSPVSSSQFSYHSEDDSLQVYKDVVDSKLNSLNIKIPKLSNKPKPVDKFSVLLDRFLNKGTLNCSELEKMKKIIEFKRKIEEKQLTYEVRGERDYKDLKLHFRKVPEKRKRKRFRNLYTEDSSEESDSSRSEKGVGDYSVYQRDSQGVPKLIFKRKSGLPQPFVKLERSQAVELLAKKRKLY